A genomic segment from Paenibacillus sp. FSL K6-1096 encodes:
- a CDS encoding GNAT family N-acetyltransferase, producing the protein MLIDVKPLAGTPEVNELLGYAVMDDPDALERTTAEYKELAALQLCGWEEGGLLVGITGYEETEDGSLDIRHIAVLPENRGKGYARGMILELLTARQPRYVVAETEDETAADFYRSLGFMVYSLGENAAGIELFRCVYEVEESEDED; encoded by the coding sequence ATGTTGATCGATGTGAAGCCGCTCGCAGGAACACCTGAGGTGAATGAGCTGCTGGGCTATGCGGTGATGGATGACCCGGATGCGCTGGAGCGCACTACGGCTGAGTATAAGGAGCTTGCCGCCCTGCAGCTCTGCGGTTGGGAAGAGGGAGGGCTGCTGGTCGGGATTACCGGCTATGAAGAGACAGAGGACGGATCGCTCGATATCCGTCATATCGCGGTGCTGCCGGAGAACCGGGGCAAGGGCTATGCCCGGGGGATGATTCTGGAGCTGCTGACCGCACGTCAGCCGCGTTATGTAGTGGCCGAGACGGAAGACGAGACCGCCGCCGACTTTTACCGCAGCCTGGGATTCATGGTATACAGTCTGGGCGAGAATGCCGCCGGTATTGAGCTGTTCCGCTGTGTCTACGAGGTTGAAGAGTCAGAAGATGAGGATTAA
- a CDS encoding MarR family transcriptional regulator — protein sequence MKKNAEEWINRYIDAYRVVTRQINAKLRDTFGELLTSDQFLILRLIGAQEKCTSTYLAEAVAVGKSSITAIINRLDEAGMIQRTRDENDRRQVYLTMTERGKEVYLTSEKQMQEVISPYLFHFDDKDIEHFIVMFEKLAFLMQEPGGRSN from the coding sequence TTGAAGAAAAATGCAGAGGAATGGATCAACCGCTATATAGATGCTTACAGGGTGGTCACCCGGCAGATTAATGCGAAGCTCAGGGATACTTTTGGCGAATTGCTGACGAGTGACCAATTCCTGATCTTAAGGCTGATCGGCGCGCAGGAGAAATGCACCTCCACCTATCTGGCCGAGGCTGTAGCGGTAGGCAAAAGCTCGATCACGGCGATCATCAACCGGCTGGATGAAGCGGGCATGATTCAGAGAACACGGGACGAGAATGACCGCAGGCAGGTGTATTTAACGATGACGGAGCGGGGAAAGGAGGTCTATCTGACCTCAGAGAAGCAGATGCAGGAGGTTATCTCGCCGTATCTGTTCCACTTCGATGATAAGGATATTGAGCATTTCATTGTGATGTTCGAGAAGCTGGCATTTCTGATGCAGGAGCCGGGAGGGAGAAGCAATTGA
- a CDS encoding sigma-70 family RNA polymerase sigma factor: MDREQEDLVRRAQAGDHEVFIQLLKNLERRMYSVAKSIVRNDEDGADAMQETILKAYKSLSALKDAAFFNTWIFRILINECNMILRRRERVIVVPEPSERNHPSSPPEKDMDLHNAISRLEEISRTIVTLHYYQGLTLQEIAGLLELSEGAVKTRLHRARRTLHQYLTEPVERKMNG, from the coding sequence TTGGACAGAGAGCAAGAAGACCTCGTCAGGCGTGCGCAAGCAGGTGATCATGAGGTTTTCATTCAGTTGCTGAAGAACCTTGAAAGAAGAATGTACAGTGTAGCTAAATCCATTGTCAGAAATGACGAGGATGGTGCAGATGCGATGCAAGAGACGATACTCAAAGCCTATAAATCGCTATCTGCCTTGAAGGACGCAGCTTTCTTCAACACTTGGATCTTTCGGATTCTGATTAACGAATGCAATATGATTCTGCGCAGACGAGAGCGTGTGATAGTTGTGCCTGAGCCTTCTGAGAGAAATCATCCGTCGTCTCCACCGGAGAAGGACATGGACCTTCATAACGCCATCAGCAGACTTGAAGAAATCTCGCGGACGATTGTAACGCTTCACTACTATCAGGGGTTGACACTCCAGGAGATTGCCGGGTTGCTGGAGCTGTCGGAGGGTGCCGTCAAGACCAGGCTGCATAGAGCCAGGAGAACGCTGCATCAATACCTTACAGAACCTGTAGAAAGGAAGATGAACGGATGA
- a CDS encoding VanZ family protein — translation MASITNPHPRRRKGRASTTAGRRTLPPGRRFLVWLLLIAYSAMLLYWMFLGFGRTVQLDGPLRYNLEPLRTVRLFFDMNNGLSYASRLVNLLGNVAVFAPVGFLLPLAVSRYYSWFRLTVMSACCIMVLELAQMLLHVGSLDIDDLLLNLLGVWAGYALLRLVRG, via the coding sequence GTGGCCAGCATCACTAATCCGCATCCCCGGCGCAGAAAGGGCAGGGCTTCCACTACGGCAGGCAGGCGCACATTACCGCCGGGACGGCGGTTTCTGGTATGGCTGCTGCTGATTGCTTACAGCGCCATGCTGCTGTATTGGATGTTCCTGGGCTTCGGCCGGACCGTTCAGCTTGACGGTCCGCTCCGGTATAATCTGGAGCCGCTCCGCACGGTGCGTCTGTTTTTCGATATGAATAATGGCCTGTCGTATGCGAGCCGGCTGGTCAATCTGCTGGGGAATGTGGCGGTGTTTGCGCCTGTAGGCTTCTTGCTTCCGCTTGCAGTATCCCGCTACTATTCCTGGTTCCGGTTAACGGTGATGTCCGCGTGCTGTATCATGGTACTGGAGCTGGCGCAGATGCTCCTGCATGTCGGGAGCCTCGATATCGACGATCTGCTGCTGAACCTGCTGGGTGTATGGGCCGGTTATGCACTGCTGCGGCTGGTAAGGGGATAA
- a CDS encoding MMPL family transporter: protein MRTILKARWVIIAVWLAVAVGLFLSAPPMSELVREKGQISVPAGYSSSRAAEIMKEVAAAKNGETVHQVALVFHKPEGLTDADTESIKQGIEQLAGEKEALQLSTVTDPFSQPELKDTLVAKDGKTIMAALSVQGGEEAVKELPAKTAALLDKVTAEHYMTSEGLITEDTVASSEAGLKKSEYITVVFILLILFVVFRSFVAPFVPLITVGLSYIVSQSVVAFLVDRFDFPLSTFTQIFMVAVMFGIGTDYCILLISRFKEELVQSEDTKSAIIATYRNAGKTVFFSGLAVFVGFVAIGLSQFMLYRSAVAVAVGIAVMLLALVTVVPFFMAVLGPKLFWPSRGKLEHSESRLWGAAGSFSLKRPWAALLIVAAIVVPFLLTYSGKLSFNSLDEIGPNYASVKGFNIIADSFGPGESMPGKLVIKNDDRMDNAEYIGLAEKISRELQKVDGVKAVRSMSRPTGEQINDFLIPTQVATLADGLDQSNEGLAKIQNGLSEASKQLKDNGPKLAEAASGSAKLTQGTVELKKGIAALGDGLTKIERGIRSGSAGAGEIKAGLSQAAASAKQLADANAALLEGYKKIGSGLNALDGGLSGLQTQLQAVADALTGLGGAFTGLEAAHPELQQDVNYQTIKGTVTQSGTGAAKLAGGLGQISDQLGGAAAGLTEANAGYTKAAAGQAALAKGLNQLIAGIGQLQSGLNQAADGQGQIVGKIPSITSGLDQLQGGQKQLADGFGELTGQLGQLTDGLTQSADGLGQITGGLSSAQDYLKQIEALKDDELSGFFVPAEALEAKGIQQVFDNYLSGDRKVMTLDVVFAGNPYSSEAIDSVPQIQAAVDRAVAGTKLENAEIAMSGVTSIYNDMQQISNEDYTRTVILMLAGILLILIVLFRSVIMPLYVIVSLLITYFTALGITEAIFVHLLNYSGITWTTPFFSFVMLIALGVDYSIFLMDRFNENKTWDVREAILHAMRNMGTVILSAVIILGGTFASMYPSGVLSMMQIATVVLSGLALYALVFLPFFVPVMVRMFGKANWWPFTPATGEDQPRSLDV from the coding sequence TTGAGAACGATTTTGAAGGCAAGATGGGTCATTATTGCGGTATGGCTGGCGGTGGCGGTTGGGTTATTCCTGAGTGCCCCGCCGATGTCGGAGCTGGTGCGCGAGAAGGGGCAAATCTCCGTTCCGGCAGGCTACTCCTCCTCAAGAGCCGCTGAGATTATGAAGGAGGTGGCGGCCGCCAAGAACGGGGAGACGGTGCATCAGGTGGCGCTGGTGTTCCATAAGCCGGAAGGGCTGACGGACGCTGATACTGAGAGCATCAAGCAAGGGATCGAGCAACTGGCCGGGGAGAAGGAAGCCCTGCAGCTCAGCACGGTGACCGATCCGTTCTCGCAGCCTGAGCTTAAGGATACGCTGGTGGCCAAGGACGGCAAAACGATCATGGCCGCCTTATCGGTGCAGGGCGGAGAAGAGGCGGTAAAGGAGCTTCCGGCCAAGACGGCTGCCCTGCTGGATAAGGTTACGGCAGAGCACTATATGACCAGTGAAGGCCTGATTACGGAGGATACGGTTGCCAGCTCGGAAGCCGGGCTCAAGAAGTCGGAGTACATCACGGTCGTGTTCATCCTCCTGATCCTGTTCGTGGTGTTCCGCTCATTCGTGGCTCCATTTGTCCCGCTGATCACGGTGGGGCTAAGTTATATCGTGTCCCAGTCGGTGGTGGCTTTCCTGGTGGACCGGTTCGACTTTCCGCTGTCCACCTTCACCCAGATTTTCATGGTTGCCGTCATGTTCGGGATCGGGACCGACTACTGTATCCTGCTGATCAGCCGCTTCAAGGAGGAGCTGGTCCAGTCTGAGGATACCAAGAGCGCTATTATCGCGACTTACCGCAATGCAGGCAAAACAGTCTTCTTCTCGGGACTCGCAGTGTTCGTCGGCTTCGTGGCAATCGGCCTGTCCCAGTTCATGCTCTACCGTTCTGCAGTGGCGGTGGCAGTCGGTATCGCGGTGATGCTGCTGGCACTAGTGACGGTGGTACCGTTCTTTATGGCTGTGCTTGGTCCCAAGCTGTTCTGGCCGTCGCGCGGCAAGCTGGAGCATAGCGAGAGCCGGCTCTGGGGAGCGGCAGGCTCGTTCTCGCTGAAGCGGCCTTGGGCTGCGCTGCTGATTGTGGCGGCGATTGTGGTGCCGTTCCTGCTGACCTACAGCGGGAAGCTGAGCTTCAACAGCCTGGATGAGATCGGGCCGAATTACGCCTCAGTCAAAGGGTTCAATATCATCGCAGACAGCTTCGGTCCGGGTGAATCCATGCCGGGCAAGCTTGTCATCAAGAATGATGACCGGATGGATAATGCGGAATATATAGGTCTTGCCGAGAAAATCAGCCGCGAGCTGCAGAAGGTGGACGGCGTCAAGGCGGTACGCAGCATGTCGCGTCCGACCGGCGAGCAGATCAATGACTTCCTGATCCCTACCCAGGTCGCTACCTTAGCTGACGGTCTGGATCAAAGCAATGAAGGCTTAGCCAAAATTCAGAACGGGCTGAGCGAAGCGAGCAAGCAGCTGAAGGATAACGGACCGAAGCTGGCTGAAGCTGCCTCAGGCAGCGCCAAGCTGACCCAAGGGACGGTTGAGCTGAAAAAAGGCATTGCCGCGCTGGGTGACGGCTTGACGAAGATCGAGCGCGGCATCCGCAGCGGCTCCGCCGGAGCCGGCGAGATCAAGGCGGGCCTCTCGCAGGCGGCGGCCAGCGCGAAGCAGCTGGCGGATGCGAATGCCGCACTGCTGGAGGGCTACAAGAAGATCGGCAGCGGGCTGAACGCGCTGGATGGCGGGCTTAGCGGCCTGCAGACCCAGCTTCAGGCCGTGGCGGATGCACTGACCGGTCTGGGCGGCGCGTTCACGGGACTGGAGGCTGCTCATCCCGAGCTGCAGCAGGATGTGAATTACCAGACCATTAAGGGTACGGTCACCCAGAGCGGCACCGGCGCTGCTAAGCTGGCGGGCGGACTCGGCCAGATCTCGGATCAGCTGGGTGGTGCTGCTGCCGGATTAACAGAAGCCAATGCCGGTTATACCAAGGCGGCCGCAGGGCAGGCGGCGCTGGCGAAGGGCCTGAACCAGCTTATAGCCGGTATCGGCCAGCTGCAATCCGGCCTCAATCAGGCCGCAGACGGCCAGGGGCAGATTGTCGGCAAGATTCCGTCCATCACCAGCGGCCTGGATCAGCTGCAGGGCGGCCAGAAGCAGCTTGCTGACGGCTTCGGTGAGCTGACCGGCCAGCTCGGCCAGCTGACCGACGGCCTTACACAGAGCGCGGACGGCCTGGGCCAGATCACCGGCGGCCTCAGCTCCGCACAGGATTATCTCAAGCAGATTGAGGCACTTAAGGACGATGAGCTGAGCGGGTTCTTCGTACCGGCCGAAGCGCTGGAAGCCAAGGGCATTCAGCAGGTATTCGACAACTACCTGTCGGGAGACCGCAAGGTCATGACGCTGGATGTTGTTTTTGCCGGCAACCCGTACAGCTCTGAGGCGATTGACAGTGTTCCGCAGATACAGGCAGCGGTAGACCGTGCGGTTGCAGGCACCAAGCTGGAGAATGCGGAAATCGCCATGAGCGGTGTGACCAGCATTTACAATGACATGCAGCAGATTTCCAATGAGGACTATACGCGCACCGTTATTCTGATGCTGGCCGGCATTCTTCTCATCCTGATCGTACTGTTCCGTTCGGTCATTATGCCGCTGTATGTTATTGTCTCGCTGCTGATTACCTACTTCACGGCGCTTGGCATCACCGAAGCGATCTTCGTGCATCTGCTGAACTATTCGGGCATCACCTGGACGACGCCGTTCTTCAGCTTCGTCATGCTGATTGCCCTTGGGGTAGACTACAGTATCTTCCTGATGGACCGCTTCAATGAGAACAAGACCTGGGATGTGCGTGAAGCCATCCTGCACGCTATGCGCAACATGGGAACGGTCATTCTGTCCGCCGTGATCATCCTGGGCGGAACCTTCGCCTCGATGTATCCGTCCGGGGTGCTGTCGATGATGCAGATTGCCACGGTCGTGCTGTCCGGTCTGGCGCTGTACGCCCTGGTCTTCCTGCCATTCTTCGTGCCGGTAATGGTGCGGATGTTCGGTAAGGCCAACTGGTGGCCGTTCACTCCGGCGACGGGCGAGGACCAGCCTAGATCTCTGGATGTGTAA
- a CDS encoding DUF4179 domain-containing protein has product MAGVLILTVSLGFVSPAMAETLRTIPFLESIFRLAGDKGLQKASESSITEDIRQTVTQGGMTLTVSEQMYDGSRLSLVLTRSKGVYTHKSFSDTWAIPDPKTGRLNRPIDFYVNGELVNTGVEIAPGGPEAPDSVIVTALNSGNLQLPGSFDFKMSVYLPGFADPFIFEFPVTRQVPESFVLTPDILKTHDHINLMIKRLEVSTTSTQLTVELQGEPGAHITAIEANIPDKYKVNGHFPVQFELSDEQGREVKGLGSTGGTGEGNFLFHNFNYEPFETIPARITIKPAIWKDGQKLYIPELEITVPVK; this is encoded by the coding sequence ATGGCCGGAGTACTGATACTGACAGTAAGCCTCGGATTTGTGTCTCCGGCTATGGCAGAAACGCTGAGAACTATTCCGTTCCTTGAGAGTATATTCCGGTTGGCCGGGGACAAGGGATTGCAAAAGGCCAGTGAGAGCAGCATAACAGAGGATATCAGGCAGACCGTTACACAAGGCGGGATGACGCTAACCGTATCGGAACAAATGTATGACGGAAGCCGTCTGTCGCTGGTGCTGACCCGGTCGAAGGGCGTGTATACGCACAAGTCTTTTTCAGATACATGGGCTATCCCTGATCCGAAGACAGGCCGTCTCAACCGGCCCATCGATTTCTATGTCAACGGAGAGCTTGTTAATACGGGAGTGGAGATTGCACCCGGCGGGCCGGAGGCCCCCGATTCTGTCATTGTTACAGCTCTAAATTCAGGGAATTTGCAGCTTCCGGGCAGCTTTGATTTCAAAATGTCTGTCTATCTTCCCGGATTTGCCGACCCGTTCATTTTTGAGTTCCCCGTAACCCGCCAAGTACCGGAGAGCTTCGTTCTTACACCGGATATCCTGAAAACTCATGATCACATTAATCTGATGATTAAACGGCTGGAGGTAAGTACTACTTCAACTCAGCTGACGGTAGAACTACAAGGAGAACCAGGGGCGCACATTACGGCTATAGAAGCAAACATTCCGGACAAATATAAGGTGAATGGTCACTTCCCGGTCCAGTTTGAACTTTCAGACGAGCAAGGGCGGGAAGTTAAGGGGCTCGGCAGCACCGGCGGGACGGGCGAAGGCAATTTCTTATTCCATAATTTTAACTATGAACCGTTTGAGACGATCCCGGCCCGTATCACCATTAAGCCTGCCATTTGGAAGGATGGACAGAAGCTGTACATTCCCGAGCTGGAGATCACTGTTCCGGTAAAATAA
- the rpiA gene encoding ribose-5-phosphate isomerase RpiA, whose protein sequence is MNVKQLAAEKAVEYVQDGMKVGLGTGSTAYWAIKKLGERVSAGLQITAVATSQASEDQARELGIPLVSFGEVDRLDLTIDGADELDGELQLIKGGGGALLREKIVATGSDRMIVIADESKAVTTLGKFPLPVEIVPFAWEWTIADLAKLGCKPELRRSGDSLYKTDNGNYIADCHFEAIASAPELALSLQRIPGVVEHGLFIGIASMAVIGKGDGTIEIVEGGQHH, encoded by the coding sequence ATCAATGTGAAACAGCTGGCTGCCGAGAAAGCCGTAGAGTATGTGCAGGACGGCATGAAGGTAGGACTCGGTACAGGCTCTACCGCTTACTGGGCCATCAAGAAGCTGGGAGAGCGGGTCAGCGCGGGCTTACAGATTACTGCTGTAGCCACCTCTCAGGCATCCGAGGATCAGGCCCGGGAGCTGGGCATTCCACTCGTCTCCTTCGGCGAGGTGGACCGCCTGGATCTGACTATTGACGGCGCGGATGAGCTGGATGGGGAGCTGCAGCTTATCAAGGGCGGCGGCGGAGCGCTGCTGCGCGAGAAGATTGTCGCGACGGGCAGTGACCGGATGATTGTTATCGCCGATGAGAGCAAGGCGGTCACTACGCTCGGCAAGTTCCCGCTGCCGGTCGAGATCGTGCCGTTCGCCTGGGAGTGGACAATCGCCGATCTGGCCAAGCTGGGCTGCAAGCCGGAGCTGCGGCGCAGCGGGGATAGCCTCTATAAGACGGATAACGGCAATTACATTGCGGACTGCCATTTCGAAGCCATTGCCTCGGCGCCTGAGCTGGCCTTGTCGCTCCAGCGCATTCCCGGTGTAGTGGAGCACGGCCTCTTCATCGGCATTGCCAGCATGGCGGTTATCGGCAAAGGCGACGGTACGATTGAAATTGTAGAAGGTGGCCAGCATCACTAA